The proteins below come from a single Dermatophilaceae bacterium Soc4.6 genomic window:
- a CDS encoding serine/threonine protein kinase: MIPVAGLTLGSRYTLTERIAAGGMGEVWRARDSRLERVVAVKVMRPSAADEQEFVDRFRDEARHTAALSHPNIATVYDYGEDDGAAYLVMELVEGLPLSQLIARGPMSPDRVRSIMGQAALALAAAHAQGVVHRDVKPANILITPEGRVKLTDFGIASAGEGSTHTKTGEVLGTPHYLSPEQATGRTATGASDIYALGVVGYEMLVGRKPFDGTSAVVTALMQVNDPPPALPPSVPADLRLAVERCLEKDPQLRPASAAALASELGLAVGALADVDPATSVIPTGWTDPSGTAVIVAAPSPSGTTALPPPARATTPYDAPYDEPYDPDDGLAPATRRRDPQQETAPRSKAWLLWLIPVVVALAAIVFFVVQLTTTSSPTPSPTVTAPPTTVTSSSTSSPPTTSTTTTTTTTSSTSSTTTPLPTAAVIDAAAYVGKPVDSVIAALNKLGFTNVFTEQTPDGTAAGTVIDVQPRGNVLFGNKVTLTVSSGPPPSSDPTTAPTAPPSAAATISTSPTSPTSQTSPTSPTSNATRAKAADVTPNPGGPAAG, encoded by the coding sequence ATGATTCCCGTCGCAGGACTGACCCTCGGGTCGCGCTACACCCTCACCGAGCGGATCGCCGCCGGTGGCATGGGTGAGGTGTGGCGAGCCCGGGACTCCCGGCTCGAGCGGGTCGTCGCCGTCAAGGTCATGCGCCCGTCGGCCGCCGACGAGCAGGAGTTCGTCGACCGCTTCCGCGACGAGGCCCGGCACACCGCGGCCCTCAGCCACCCCAACATCGCCACGGTCTACGACTACGGCGAGGACGACGGCGCCGCATACCTCGTCATGGAGCTCGTCGAGGGCCTGCCCCTGAGCCAGCTGATCGCCCGCGGCCCGATGAGCCCCGACCGGGTGCGCTCGATCATGGGACAGGCCGCGCTGGCCCTCGCGGCCGCCCACGCGCAGGGCGTCGTCCACCGCGACGTCAAGCCGGCCAACATCCTGATCACCCCCGAGGGCCGGGTCAAGCTGACCGACTTCGGGATCGCCAGTGCGGGTGAGGGCTCGACCCACACCAAGACCGGCGAGGTGCTCGGCACGCCGCACTACCTCTCACCGGAGCAGGCGACCGGTCGCACGGCCACCGGGGCGAGCGACATCTACGCCCTCGGGGTCGTGGGCTACGAGATGCTCGTGGGTCGCAAGCCCTTCGACGGCACCTCGGCCGTCGTCACGGCACTCATGCAGGTCAACGACCCCCCACCGGCGCTGCCGCCGTCGGTGCCCGCCGACCTGCGGCTCGCCGTCGAGCGCTGCCTCGAGAAGGACCCCCAGCTGCGACCTGCGTCGGCGGCGGCCCTCGCCTCCGAGCTGGGGCTGGCGGTCGGCGCCCTCGCCGACGTCGACCCGGCCACGAGCGTCATCCCCACGGGCTGGACCGACCCGTCGGGCACGGCCGTCATCGTGGCGGCGCCCAGCCCGTCGGGCACGACGGCGCTGCCGCCCCCCGCTCGGGCCACGACACCGTACGACGCCCCGTACGACGAGCCCTACGACCCCGACGACGGCCTCGCCCCCGCCACCCGACGGCGCGACCCCCAGCAGGAGACCGCGCCCCGCTCGAAGGCCTGGCTGCTGTGGCTCATCCCCGTGGTGGTCGCCCTGGCCGCGATCGTCTTCTTCGTCGTCCAGCTGACGACCACCAGCAGCCCGACCCCTTCGCCGACCGTCACCGCGCCCCCGACCACGGTGACCAGCTCGAGCACCTCGAGCCCGCCGACGACCAGCACCACGACCACGACGACCACCACCAGCAGCACCTCGTCGACGACGACCCCGCTGCCGACGGCGGCAGTCATCGACGCGGCCGCCTACGTCGGGAAGCCCGTCGACTCGGTCATCGCGGCGCTCAACAAGCTGGGGTTCACCAACGTGTTCACCGAGCAGACACCCGACGGCACGGCCGCAGGCACCGTCATCGACGTGCAGCCCCGAGGCAACGTGCTCTTCGGCAACAAGGTGACGCTCACCGTCTCGAGCGGGCCGCCCCCGAGCTCCGATCCCACCACCGCCCCGACGGCGCCGCCGTCCGCCGCGGCCACCATCTCGACGAGCCCCACGAGCCCGACGAGCCAGACGAGCCCGACGAGCCCGACGAGCAACGCCACCA
- a CDS encoding penicillin-binding transpeptidase domain-containing protein, whose product MSRIVALLFAALLVSSTLIQFVQAPSLNARADNRRTLLDNYSRERGAIIVGDTPIARSVATPDEEIGYLRTYPQAALYSQVTGYFSYTYGAGGGLEGSDDALLSGAADQLFYRRVTDLLTGKQASGASLRLTIDAKAQAAADKALGDQRGAVVALDPTTGAILAMVSHPQYDPNQLALHDQQKVVKAWTSLTSTTSNQPIINRAISGNLYPPGSVFKIVTAAAALDDKVVDATTAIPAPARLDLPQTSTTLPNYDLAPCGPGSRTTLQHALEISCNTAMGYLGLQLGADRLGEAAARFGFGETLRIPTRVEPSVFPTGIDQAATARSAIGQDSVRVTPLQVAMISAAVANKGVVMRPYLVQDVLGSDLQTIDEAQPEQLSQAMTAETAATLTTMLTSVVDNGTGRPAAISGVKVAGKTGTAEQGNGKPPHAWFTSFAPADNPKVAVAVVVEDGGNAGNEAAGGRNAGPVAKAVMEAVLSR is encoded by the coding sequence ATGAGCCGCATCGTCGCGCTGCTCTTCGCGGCGCTGCTCGTGTCGTCGACGCTCATCCAGTTCGTGCAGGCCCCGTCCCTCAACGCACGGGCCGACAACCGACGCACCCTGCTCGACAACTACTCGCGCGAGCGCGGCGCGATCATCGTCGGTGACACGCCCATCGCGCGGTCGGTGGCCACGCCCGACGAGGAGATCGGCTACCTGCGCACCTACCCGCAGGCGGCGCTCTACTCGCAGGTGACCGGCTACTTCTCCTACACGTACGGCGCCGGCGGCGGCCTCGAGGGCTCCGACGACGCCCTGCTGTCGGGGGCGGCCGACCAGCTCTTCTACCGCCGCGTCACCGACCTGCTCACCGGGAAGCAGGCGAGCGGCGCGAGCCTGCGCCTGACGATCGACGCCAAGGCGCAGGCTGCCGCCGACAAGGCCCTGGGTGACCAGCGCGGCGCCGTCGTCGCCCTCGACCCGACGACCGGTGCGATCCTCGCGATGGTGTCGCACCCGCAGTACGACCCCAACCAGCTGGCGCTGCACGACCAGCAGAAGGTCGTGAAGGCGTGGACGTCGCTCACCTCGACGACGTCGAACCAGCCGATCATCAACCGTGCGATCAGTGGCAACCTCTACCCGCCGGGGTCGGTCTTCAAGATCGTCACGGCGGCCGCCGCACTGGACGACAAGGTCGTCGACGCCACCACCGCGATCCCCGCCCCGGCCCGGCTCGACCTGCCGCAGACCAGCACGACGCTGCCCAACTACGACCTGGCCCCCTGCGGCCCCGGCAGCCGCACGACCCTCCAGCACGCGCTCGAGATCTCGTGCAACACCGCGATGGGCTACCTCGGGCTGCAGCTCGGCGCCGACCGGCTCGGCGAGGCGGCGGCGAGGTTCGGCTTCGGCGAGACGCTGCGGATCCCCACCCGGGTCGAGCCGAGCGTCTTCCCGACGGGGATCGACCAGGCGGCCACCGCGCGCTCGGCCATCGGCCAGGACAGCGTGCGGGTGACCCCGCTGCAGGTGGCGATGATCTCGGCGGCCGTGGCCAACAAGGGCGTCGTCATGCGGCCCTACCTCGTGCAGGACGTGCTGGGCTCCGACCTGCAGACCATCGACGAGGCCCAGCCCGAGCAGCTGTCGCAGGCGATGACCGCCGAGACGGCCGCGACCCTGACGACGATGCTCACGTCGGTCGTCGACAACGGCACGGGGCGGCCCGCCGCGATCTCCGGGGTCAAGGTCGCCGGCAAGACGGGGACGGCCGAGCAGGGCAACGGCAAGCCGCCGCACGCCTGGTTCACGTCGTTCGCCCCGGCGGACAACCCGAAGGTGGCCGTCGCCGTCGTGGTGGAGGACGGCGGCAACGCCGGCAACGAGGCGGCGGGTGGGCGCAACGCCGGCCCCGTCGCAAAAGCAGTCATGGAAGCGGTGCTGAGCAGATGA
- a CDS encoding FtsW/RodA/SpoVE family cell cycle protein: MTTTVQTLVPRTRRGVELALLLLAIGIVLLAWVEVDLGVRETVPAQLVTVGGGLLALSIAFHLVLRWKASYADPVLLPIATLLNGFGLVMIHRIDLAQGNDGISSNAGRQLVWTGLAVVIAAAVIIVLRDHRLLQRKTFTAMALGLVLVLLPLVPGLGTTVFGARIWIRVGPLSFQPGEVAKLALTVFFAGYLVQARDVLSLAGRKVVGFTLPRGRDLGPILVAWMVSILVLVFEKDLGSSLLFFGLFVGMLYVATERTSWIAIGLLLFAGGAYVAYRLFGHVQERVGLWLDPFSAASLEQSDQLAKGLMGMAAGGLFGTGLGQGRPWMVAFADSDFIFSSFGEEIGLVGVFALLTLYAIFVERGLRTALGVRDGFGKLLAFGLAFSVALQVFVVIGGVTRVIPLTGLTTPFMSLGGSSLLANWTLMALLLRISDQARRPVPEALPDEPLTPLRVPAGSGREASSATEVVRLP; this comes from the coding sequence GTGACCACCACCGTGCAGACGCTCGTGCCCCGCACCCGCCGCGGGGTCGAGCTGGCCCTGCTGCTGCTCGCCATCGGCATCGTGCTGCTGGCCTGGGTCGAGGTCGACCTCGGCGTGCGCGAGACCGTGCCCGCCCAGCTCGTCACCGTCGGTGGCGGCCTGCTGGCCCTGAGCATCGCCTTCCACCTGGTGCTGCGCTGGAAGGCGTCCTACGCCGACCCCGTGCTGCTGCCGATCGCGACGCTGCTCAACGGTTTCGGCCTCGTGATGATCCACCGCATCGACCTCGCGCAGGGCAACGACGGCATCTCGAGCAATGCCGGCCGGCAGCTGGTGTGGACCGGGCTGGCCGTCGTCATCGCCGCCGCGGTCATCATCGTGCTGCGCGACCACCGACTGCTGCAGCGCAAGACCTTCACCGCGATGGCCCTCGGTCTCGTGCTGGTGCTGCTGCCGCTCGTGCCCGGGCTCGGCACGACCGTCTTCGGCGCGCGGATCTGGATCCGGGTGGGGCCGCTGTCGTTCCAGCCGGGCGAGGTGGCGAAGCTCGCCCTCACCGTCTTCTTCGCCGGCTACCTCGTGCAGGCCCGCGACGTGCTCTCGCTGGCCGGGCGCAAGGTCGTCGGCTTCACCCTCCCCCGGGGGCGAGACCTCGGGCCCATCCTCGTGGCCTGGATGGTCTCCATCCTCGTGCTCGTCTTCGAGAAGGACCTCGGGTCGTCGCTGCTCTTCTTCGGCCTCTTCGTCGGCATGCTCTACGTCGCCACCGAGCGCACGAGCTGGATCGCGATCGGCCTGCTGCTCTTCGCGGGCGGGGCCTACGTGGCCTACCGGCTCTTCGGGCACGTGCAGGAGCGGGTGGGCCTGTGGCTCGACCCCTTCTCCGCCGCCTCGCTCGAGCAGTCCGACCAGCTGGCCAAGGGCCTGATGGGGATGGCCGCGGGGGGGCTCTTCGGCACCGGTCTGGGCCAGGGGCGGCCGTGGATGGTGGCCTTCGCCGACAGCGACTTCATCTTCTCGAGCTTCGGCGAGGAGATCGGGCTGGTCGGGGTCTTCGCCCTGCTCACCCTCTACGCCATCTTCGTCGAGCGGGGGCTGCGCACGGCCCTCGGCGTGCGTGACGGCTTCGGCAAGCTGCTCGCCTTCGGGCTGGCCTTCTCGGTCGCGCTGCAGGTCTTCGTCGTCATCGGTGGGGTCACCCGGGTCATCCCGCTGACCGGCCTCACCACGCCCTTCATGTCGCTCGGCGGCTCCTCGCTGCTGGCGAACTGGACCCTCATGGCCCTGCTCCTGCGCATCTCCGACCAGGCCCGCCGACCCGTGCCCGAGGCCCTGCCCGACGAGCCGCTCACCCCGCTGCGGGTGCCGGCCGGCTCCGGTCGCGAGGCCTCGTCGGCGACCGAGGTCGTGAGGCTGCCGTGA
- a CDS encoding protein phosphatase 2C domain-containing protein, translating to MAIALRYAARSDLGLGPKSRNEDSGYAGPHLLVLADGMGGHAAGDVASSMIVGHLAPLDDEGIGADTALSRLERSIREANATLLTAMQADPELAGMGSTTIAMLRSGNKLAMAHIGDSRAFLLRDGVFSQITKDHSFVQQLVDDQRITPDEALDHPQRSLVTRVMTGQPEDQPDLSVRELKVGDRYLLCSDGLSDFVHGDVIAEILTEAATAAAAADRCIDVALKASARDNVTVVVADVVDLDTGMAPPTVPQVVGAAASRDREGLRTRAMPVSPAEKAAALTRDVTGAGTRGTSDDADDRVELAEAGGSGAARWRATAVVAVVVLVLAGAGWAGWTWSQRQLFIGPSDGRVAVFRGVTQDLGPLHLSHVVQVSDIPLTDLPVHYRDLVSGRIVLADEAQVSERMAVLESAATSCRLQAATGTPCGELPVAPPTTTPSTSTPSASPTSPTSPATAATP from the coding sequence ATGGCGATCGCCCTGCGCTACGCGGCGCGCTCCGACCTCGGGCTCGGCCCGAAGTCTCGCAACGAGGACTCCGGCTATGCCGGGCCGCACCTGCTCGTGCTGGCCGACGGCATGGGGGGCCACGCCGCCGGCGACGTCGCCAGCTCGATGATCGTCGGGCACCTCGCGCCGCTCGACGACGAGGGCATCGGCGCCGACACGGCGCTGTCGCGGCTCGAGCGCTCGATCCGCGAGGCCAACGCGACCCTGCTCACGGCGATGCAGGCCGACCCCGAGCTGGCCGGCATGGGCTCGACGACGATCGCCATGCTGCGCTCGGGCAACAAGCTCGCCATGGCCCACATCGGCGACTCGCGCGCCTTCCTCCTGCGCGACGGCGTCTTCAGCCAGATCACCAAGGACCACTCCTTCGTGCAGCAGCTGGTCGACGACCAGCGGATCACCCCCGACGAGGCCCTCGACCACCCGCAGCGCTCGCTGGTCACCCGGGTGATGACGGGTCAGCCCGAGGACCAGCCCGACCTGTCGGTGCGCGAGCTCAAGGTCGGTGACCGCTACCTGCTGTGCTCCGACGGCCTCAGCGACTTCGTGCACGGCGACGTCATCGCCGAGATCCTCACCGAGGCCGCCACCGCAGCCGCCGCTGCCGACCGCTGCATCGACGTCGCGCTCAAGGCGAGCGCCCGCGACAACGTCACGGTCGTCGTCGCTGATGTCGTCGACCTCGACACCGGTATGGCGCCGCCCACCGTGCCGCAGGTGGTCGGCGCGGCCGCGAGCCGCGACCGCGAGGGGCTGCGCACGCGGGCGATGCCCGTCAGCCCGGCCGAGAAGGCCGCCGCCCTGACCCGCGACGTCACCGGCGCCGGCACGCGGGGCACCTCCGACGACGCGGACGACAGGGTCGAGCTCGCCGAGGCCGGCGGCAGCGGCGCCGCCCGCTGGCGCGCCACCGCGGTCGTGGCCGTCGTCGTGCTCGTGCTGGCCGGGGCTGGCTGGGCAGGATGGACCTGGAGCCAGCGGCAGCTGTTCATCGGGCCGAGCGACGGTCGGGTCGCGGTCTTCCGCGGGGTGACGCAGGACCTCGGGCCGCTCCACCTGTCGCACGTCGTCCAGGTCTCCGACATCCCGCTCACCGACCTGCCGGTGCACTACCGCGACCTCGTCAGCGGGCGCATCGTGCTGGCCGACGAGGCCCAGGTCAGCGAGCGGATGGCGGTCCTCGAGAGCGCGGCGACGAGCTGCCGGCTGCAGGCGGCGACCGGCACCCCGTGCGGAGAGCTGCCGGTCGCACCCCCGACGACCACCCCCTCGACGAGCACACCCTCGGCCAGCCCGACCAGCCCCACCAGCCCGGCGACGGCGGCCACACCGTGA
- a CDS encoding FHA domain-containing protein encodes MSELTLTLIRLGLLVLLWVFIFGVTSVLRSDLYGTRVSRRVLPVRTPKPVPDGRESATPPRKQSSEQGRRARSSPRLPTTVVVTEGQLAGTSLPLGRGGILIGRAPECTLVLDDEFSSGRHARIFARPEGWFVEDLGSRNGTFLGGSRLTGPVPVTMGSVLRVGRTTLELRG; translated from the coding sequence GTGAGCGAACTGACCCTCACGCTCATCCGGCTGGGGCTGCTCGTGCTGCTGTGGGTCTTCATCTTCGGTGTGACGTCGGTGCTGCGCTCCGACCTCTACGGCACGCGCGTGTCCCGCCGGGTGCTGCCCGTACGCACCCCGAAGCCCGTCCCCGACGGTCGCGAGTCGGCCACGCCGCCGCGCAAGCAGAGCAGCGAGCAGGGCCGCCGCGCGCGCTCCAGCCCTCGACTGCCCACCACCGTGGTCGTCACCGAGGGCCAGCTCGCCGGCACCTCGCTGCCCCTGGGCCGTGGCGGCATCCTCATCGGCCGGGCGCCGGAGTGCACGCTCGTGCTCGACGACGAGTTCTCCTCCGGTCGTCACGCGCGCATCTTCGCCCGGCCTGAAGGCTGGTTCGTCGAGGACCTCGGCTCGCGCAACGGCACCTTCCTCGGGGGCTCGCGCCTGACCGGGCCGGTGCCCGTCACCATGGGCAGCGTTCTGCGCGTAGGCCGCACGACCCTCGAGCTGCGCGGCTGA
- a CDS encoding DUF3662 and FHA domain-containing protein has protein sequence MGLFDRVERGLERAVNGAFAKAFKSEVQPVEIASAIRRAMDDRAAVVSHGRTMVPNLYSIELSASDYGRLSEYEDALADELVAAAQEHAETQRYQPSGPFAVDFSQGDDLETGVFRVRPGTSRRTATDPDARAEPPARPLSPAPSSAPPPSPSEAYERPQVPPPARGPAQRPWLTINGERYPLIGALTVLGRDEGADIILDDPGISRRHCEVRVSTDGPHLVTSVRDLRSTNGTYVNGERVTSRRLGDGDQITVGRTQAVFRPGKR, from the coding sequence GTGGGACTGTTCGACCGGGTCGAGCGCGGCCTCGAGCGGGCCGTCAACGGCGCCTTCGCCAAGGCCTTCAAGTCGGAGGTGCAGCCCGTCGAGATCGCGTCGGCGATCCGCCGGGCGATGGACGACCGGGCGGCCGTGGTCAGCCACGGCCGCACGATGGTGCCCAACCTCTATTCCATCGAGCTCAGCGCGAGCGACTACGGCCGCCTCTCCGAGTACGAGGACGCGCTGGCCGACGAGCTCGTCGCCGCCGCGCAGGAGCACGCCGAGACCCAGCGCTACCAGCCGAGCGGTCCCTTCGCGGTCGACTTCTCGCAGGGCGACGACCTCGAGACCGGCGTCTTCCGCGTGCGTCCCGGCACGTCGCGGCGCACCGCCACGGATCCCGACGCACGCGCCGAGCCCCCCGCGCGGCCGCTCTCCCCGGCGCCGTCGTCAGCGCCCCCGCCGTCGCCCTCCGAGGCCTACGAGCGGCCGCAGGTGCCGCCGCCCGCGCGGGGTCCGGCGCAGCGACCGTGGCTGACCATCAACGGCGAGCGCTACCCCCTCATCGGTGCGCTGACCGTGCTCGGTCGCGACGAGGGCGCCGACATCATCCTCGACGACCCGGGCATCTCGCGGCGGCACTGCGAGGTGCGGGTCAGCACCGACGGGCCGCACCTCGTGACCTCGGTGCGCGACCTCCGGTCGACCAACGGCACCTACGTCAACGGTGAGCGCGTCACCAGCCGTCGCCTCGGCGACGGCGACCAGATCACCGTCGGTCGCACCCAGGCGGTCTTCCGTCCCGGGAAGCGGTGA
- a CDS encoding aminotransferase class I/II-fold pyridoxal phosphate-dependent enzyme — MQLREDDGLPVDHVADVAGQPLVEDGVNRLTVIGHPVGVTRGGGSLRPGVLRRHRSPMYWYDILMTPIQYPISGQSSKGISESIESAIHTGATPPGARLPSVRGLATELGVAPGTVAAAYRTLRDRGMIETGGRNGTTVRAQPPRPLLRSRSSPLPPNVIDLSDGQPDPALLPSLRLDALAARPGPAAAPGEAVLPELLAVARQRLGADGVPSDFVTVASGGLDAIERVLSTTLRSGELVAVEDPGWPNVLDLLAATGLRTHPLELDSEGPLPQSLSEALTRGARSVIITSRAQNPTGTDLTPDRARLLRRVLAGFPQTLVIEDDHAAELARAPLASLAESTASWAFVRSTSKPYGPDLRLAVVAGDATTIARVESRVRVGSGWISTLLQRLVLELWTDPEAASTVAAAADEYTARRCSLQQALAERGVATGGTSGLNVWVPVHNETTSVLRLMQAGWAVAPGSRFRQESAPGIRITVSALEPESIPKLADDVAAALVDDVAQPLSS, encoded by the coding sequence ATGCAGCTGCGGGAGGACGACGGGCTGCCCGTCGACCACGTAGCCGACGTGGCAGGTCAGCCCCTCGTCGAGGACGGCGTGAACCGCCTCACGGTCATAGGTCACCCGGTCGGTGTGACGCGTGGCGGAGGTTCGCTGCGACCGGGTGTACTCCGACGGCATCGCTCTCCTATGTACTGGTACGATATTTTGATGACACCAATACAATACCCGATATCTGGCCAGTCGTCCAAAGGGATCTCCGAGAGCATCGAGTCCGCCATCCACACGGGCGCGACCCCACCTGGCGCGCGCCTTCCCAGCGTCCGGGGTCTGGCGACGGAGCTCGGCGTGGCTCCCGGGACCGTCGCCGCTGCGTACAGGACGCTGCGAGACCGAGGGATGATCGAGACCGGCGGGCGCAACGGCACCACCGTCAGGGCGCAGCCCCCGCGGCCGCTCCTGAGATCGCGCAGCTCGCCGCTGCCCCCGAACGTGATCGACCTCTCCGACGGGCAGCCCGATCCCGCGCTCCTGCCGAGCCTGCGGCTCGACGCGCTGGCCGCCCGCCCGGGGCCGGCTGCCGCACCGGGCGAGGCGGTGCTCCCCGAGCTGCTTGCCGTGGCCCGCCAGAGGCTGGGGGCCGACGGTGTCCCGTCGGACTTCGTCACGGTCGCCTCGGGTGGCCTCGATGCGATCGAGCGGGTCCTGTCGACCACCCTGCGCTCGGGCGAGCTGGTGGCCGTCGAGGATCCTGGCTGGCCCAACGTGCTCGACCTGCTCGCCGCGACGGGCCTGCGCACCCACCCCCTCGAGCTGGACTCGGAGGGACCGCTCCCCCAGTCCCTGTCGGAGGCACTCACCCGTGGCGCCCGCTCCGTGATCATCACCAGTCGAGCCCAGAACCCCACGGGCACCGACCTGACGCCCGACCGTGCGCGGCTGCTCCGACGTGTCCTGGCGGGGTTCCCACAGACCCTGGTGATCGAGGACGACCACGCGGCCGAGCTGGCCCGGGCGCCGCTCGCCTCCCTCGCCGAGAGCACCGCGTCCTGGGCTTTCGTCCGGTCCACCTCCAAGCCCTACGGTCCGGACCTCCGCCTGGCGGTCGTGGCCGGAGACGCCACGACGATCGCGCGGGTCGAGAGCCGCGTGCGCGTGGGGTCGGGGTGGATCAGCACGCTCCTGCAGAGGCTCGTCCTCGAGCTGTGGACCGACCCCGAGGCCGCCTCCACCGTCGCGGCCGCGGCAGACGAGTACACAGCCCGCCGGTGCTCCTTGCAGCAGGCTCTGGCCGAGCGTGGCGTCGCGACGGGCGGCACGAGCGGACTGAACGTCTGGGTTCCGGTCCACAACGAGACGACGAGCGTGCTGCGGCTGATGCAGGCCGGGTGGGCGGTGGCTCCCGGCTCGAGGTTCCGTCAGGAGTCAGCGCCAGGGATCAGGATCACTGTCAGCGCACTCGAGCCAGAGTCGATCCCGAAGCTGGCCGACGACGTCGCGGCCGCATTGGTCGACGACGTCGCCCAGCCTCTCTCTTCCTGA
- a CDS encoding pyridoxamine 5'-phosphate oxidase family protein: MTYDREAVHAVLDEGLTCHVGYVVDGQPVVLPQLHARVGEILYLHGSSGARALREAGGSGLEVCVTVTLVDGIVLARSAFNHSINYRSVVIRGAAEVVTDEAEKQSALSRLVEAIVPGRSAEVRGPTRKELVATTVLRLPLQDVSLKVRTGPPVDDDADLHLPYWAGVLPTAMTSAAPEPAPELSESVSLPTHVSSWTPSRKY; encoded by the coding sequence GTGACCTATGACCGTGAGGCGGTTCACGCCGTCCTCGACGAGGGGCTGACCTGCCACGTCGGCTACGTGGTCGACGGGCAGCCCGTCGTCCTCCCGCAGCTGCATGCCCGGGTGGGCGAGATCCTCTACCTGCACGGATCCAGCGGCGCACGGGCCCTGCGTGAGGCCGGCGGCAGCGGACTCGAGGTGTGTGTGACCGTGACGCTCGTGGACGGAATCGTCCTGGCCCGCTCGGCGTTCAACCACTCGATCAACTATCGCTCCGTCGTGATCCGGGGCGCAGCCGAGGTGGTGACCGACGAGGCCGAGAAGCAGTCAGCGCTGTCACGTCTCGTGGAGGCCATCGTCCCCGGTCGCTCGGCCGAGGTCCGCGGCCCGACCCGCAAGGAGCTCGTCGCGACCACGGTCCTCCGACTGCCCTTGCAGGACGTGTCCCTCAAGGTCAGGACCGGGCCTCCGGTCGACGACGACGCTGACCTCCACCTCCCCTACTGGGCCGGCGTCCTGCCGACCGCCATGACCTCGGCCGCGCCCGAACCGGCGCCGGAGCTCTCCGAGTCCGTTTCCCTTCCCACCCACGTGTCCTCCTGGACACCGTCGAGAAAGTACTGA
- a CDS encoding diguanylate cyclase, giving the protein MVTQVVDDQQVVVASAGHWAELARPGTAFCWADSFCVSMVERRGPMLAPDVLAVPAYAATATGVLARVRAYVGVPLEGDCGVLFGTLCAIAGTAQPEVPDDLLSATELVAQMLSTILAHEQVALTRSEEAATAYALAERDHRTGLLNPRGWQAAVRREDQRLERYGSYAGVLAATIERPRHVDDVGADPAGDDVRERCAEVLAATSRPGDVLAQLAADEFVVLAIECDARCLKALEVKLRIDLRTAGVPVSTGVAARRVGEHLGATTDRARAAMASERRRRQARRT; this is encoded by the coding sequence ATGGTCACCCAGGTGGTCGACGATCAGCAGGTCGTGGTGGCCTCGGCTGGTCACTGGGCGGAGCTGGCCAGACCGGGCACCGCGTTCTGCTGGGCAGACTCGTTCTGCGTGTCCATGGTCGAACGACGCGGCCCGATGCTGGCCCCGGATGTCCTCGCGGTCCCGGCCTATGCGGCGACGGCGACCGGGGTGCTGGCTCGGGTGCGGGCCTATGTCGGGGTCCCCTTGGAAGGAGACTGCGGTGTCCTTTTCGGCACGTTGTGCGCCATTGCCGGAACCGCACAACCTGAGGTCCCCGACGACCTGTTGAGCGCGACGGAGCTGGTGGCTCAGATGCTCAGCACGATCCTGGCTCACGAGCAGGTGGCTCTGACGCGTTCCGAAGAGGCGGCGACGGCCTATGCGCTGGCCGAGCGCGACCATCGCACCGGACTGCTGAACCCTCGCGGGTGGCAGGCCGCCGTGCGGCGGGAGGACCAGCGCCTGGAGCGCTACGGCTCGTACGCCGGTGTCCTGGCCGCCACGATCGAGCGGCCGCGACACGTGGACGACGTCGGCGCAGATCCGGCCGGTGATGACGTGCGTGAGCGGTGCGCCGAGGTGCTGGCCGCGACCAGCCGGCCCGGCGACGTGCTGGCTCAGCTCGCGGCAGACGAGTTCGTGGTCCTCGCGATCGAGTGCGACGCACGCTGTCTGAAGGCCTTGGAGGTCAAGCTGCGCATCGATCTGCGCACTGCTGGTGTGCCGGTCTCGACCGGCGTGGCGGCCCGCCGGGTGGGCGAGCACCTGGGCGCTACCACTGACCGGGCCCGGGCTGCGATGGCGAGCGAGAGAAGGCGTCGGCAGGCCCGACGCACCTGA